In the Cylindrospermopsis raciborskii Cr2010 genome, AAACAACCTATTATTGTCAGAGCTAGTACAAGCAGTATAAATAGTTCTCCAGATGATAAAGGGCGATCGCTCGCCTCTAAATACATAGACTTAGAATAATCATGGGGTTTGGGAATGGAATCATTGAAATTTGTAGGTGATGGAATAACCCCAAATCTGTAATAACCAATTTTTAAATCATAACTCAAACGACGTTCAGGATTACTCAAAGTAGCATAAGCTTCGTTAATTTGCTGGAATTTAGCAGTAGCAACCTGATCGGGAAGTTCCGTAGTGTCTGGATGATAGTGTTTACTCATTTCCCGGTAAGCGCGGCGAATATCAATCACTGATGCCCAGGGGTGAAGTCCTAGCAAGGTGTAATAGTTAGGGCGATCGCTTTGTACTTCTTCTCCAGTTTGATTCACAGTTGTGGTTTACCTTAATTGCACTTGGCATTTAGAGAAGTATAACTTATTTCTTTCACTTAGTCAAGAACAAACCTATCTAAGGTTTGAGCTTTAAGCTTTCTATTTCCCGTAACTTCTCATAAAGTTGTCTCTCCTGATCACTAATATTTTTGGGGGTGATGATTTGAATTTCCACTAGTTGGTCACCACGTTTACCATCTTCCATGGGATAACCTTTATTTGCCAACCGGAATCTTTGCCCAGACCTGACTGCGGGAGGAATAGTCATTTTTACTGGACCATCTAAAGTAGGTGCTTCCACCTGGCCACCTAAAACCGCCTCACTGGGGGTTACAGGTACCTGACAAGAAATGTTAAATCCCTCCATTTTAAATAACGGATGAGGTTCAACAGTAATTTTTAAATATAAATCACCTCCACTAATTCCCTGATTGCGTAAGCGGATAGTTTGTCCTGTGAGCATAGCAGGTGGCATAGTCACTTCCAAAGATCGCCCATCTTCTAGGCGTATTCTCTCATTACCGCCTTGATAAGCCTTTTCTAAAGGCAAAGTCAATCTAGCTTCAATATCTTTAGGGGTAGTACGATTATTAACAGTATAAGCGACCTTGGTACGAGGATTACCAAAAGGGTCTTGAGTAGTTGTATTAGGGCTTTTCTTAGCCTCCTTACGACTGCTAACACCTATAACCTGATTAATAAAACTTTCAAAATCTGGGAAATCAGCTGGATTGACACCCTGGTTACTAGATTCACTAGGGCGGTTAGTACCCCAGCTCTTAGACTTTGCAGCTGTTTTAGCACCTGTAAAACCTCTTTGTTGCCAGTAGCGACTAAACTGGTCATATTGAGATCTGCGAGCGGAATCGGAAAGTATTTCATAGGCCTCCCCAATCATCTTAAACTTTTCCTCAGACTCCTTGTTACCGGGGTTGAGATCGGGGTGATACTGTCTAGCCAATCGACGATAAACCTTTTTAATTTCTTCATTGGAAGCATCCTTGGTGACTCCCAAAATTTCGTAATAATCACGGAAATTCTGCAAATTTTGCATAATTAGTTATCAGTGCTGGGGTAGTAGGGGGAAACAGATATTTTGGTTGAGGGATTTATAGCCAATCATCATCCTCGTCATCCCAATTATCCTGGTAACCGGGACGGGTGCGACGGGACTCGTTATTATAGGATGGGGAGGAGCGGTTGTTTTGACCATAGTTCTGATCCCTAGTATTATCCCTACCATAGTCTCTGTTATAGGAACGGGATTCTCGATAGGGTTCTCTGGGATATTCTGGCTGTTTTTCTTTTTCACCCATGAAAATCTCCCGAATGGCGCCAAACAAGTCCTCATCTTCATCCTCAGCATAATACTCCCGCACTTCACGATTTAGCTCGTACAGAGCATCTTGTAGGTCTGAGTAAGCCTGGTCAATACCCCGGTCATCATTTTCTTTGAGACTTTCCCGCAGTTCACGACAAATATTATCAATACGCTGACGACGGTTGCGGGCAAACTGCATACCCATTTCCAAAGCCACTTCTCTTAACTGTCGTTCTGCTTGTAAGATGAGAGCCTCAGACCGAGTGCGTTTTTCCACTCTTTCTCTTCGCTCACGATCAACATCAGCAAACTTCTGAGCATCCTGAATCATTCTGTTAATTTCGGATTCACTTAAAGTAGAAGCACCTTGAATAGTAATACTTTGTTCCCTACCAGTGGTGCGGTCTAAAGCCATGACCTGCAAAATACCATTAGCATCTATATCGAAAGATACTTGAATTTGAGGTATACCTCGAGGAGCGGGAGGAATGCCATATAACTTAAACCTTCCCAGGGATTTATTATCCGATGCCATTTCCCTTTCACCCTGAACTACATGAATTTCCACACTGTTTTGATTATTTTCTGATGTGGAAAAAATATCGGAGCGCCTAACGGGAATAGTAGTATTACGGGGAATCAGTTTTTTCATCAAACCGCCAATAGTTTCCAAACCTAGGGAAAGAGGAGTAACATCCAAAAGTAGAACGTCTTTCATTTCCCCAGCTAGAATCCCTGCTTGAATGGCCGCACCTACAGCTACTACCTCATCCGGATTAACATTCTCACTAGGTTCAATGCCAATTAAATCTCGCACTAGCTGCTTCACCATTGGCATTCGGGTAGATCCCCCAACTAATACCACTTCTTCTATATCCACAGGTGAAATTCCGGCATCTTTAAGTGCCCGTTTAACTGGATTACGAATTCTGGTGAGTAAATCACTACATAAACCTTCAAATTGGGAGCGAGTCAGTCTAGTTTCCAGATGTTTTGGACCATCCTCTGTTGCAGTAATAAAAGGCAGATTAATATCCGTAACACTCACATTAGAAAGTTCAATTTTTGCCTTTTCCGCTGCTTCCATTAAACGTTGTAAAGCTTGTCTATCCTTTCTTAAATCTACCTCTTCTGTAGCTAAAAACTGTTCCGCCAACCAGTCTACTATTTTTTTGTCAAAATCATTACCACCTAACTGAGTATCACCACTAGTGGATTTAACCTCGAAAACACCATCACCCACGTCTAGGATAGAGACATCAAAAGTGCCACCCCCCAAATCAAAAACGAGTATGGTTTCCAAATCACCTCGTTCTAATCCGTATGCTAGGGAAGCAGCAGTAGGTTCATTGAGGATACGCAGCACCTCTAACCCAGCAATTCTACCAGCATCGCGGGTGGCTTGCCGTTGAGAATCATTAAAATAGGCAGGTACGGTGATTACCGCCCCAGTGACGGGTTGACCCAAATAGCGACTGGCATCAGTGGCCAATTTCTTCAACACCATTGCCGAAATTTCTTCCGGGGCAAAGTCCTTATTTAATCTGGGACAGGCAACCTTAATATTGCCCATTTCATCCTTACGAATGGTGTAGGGTACACGTTTAGAATCGGGATTCAGTTCTCCATATCTACGTCCAATAAATCGTTTAACAGCAAAAAACGTATTTTGGGGGTTGAGAACTGTTTGCCTTCTGGCCATTTGTCCTACAACTCTTTCACCTTCTTTGCTGAAACCTACAACTGAGGGAGTAGTTCGCATACCTTCAGCATTAGCAATCACCACCGGCTTGCCACCCTCCATTACGGCGACTACTGAGTTGGTTGTACCCAAGTCGATGCCGACTACCTTGCCCATAGGTTTTTTTTCTCCTGTTTTCTGTTCAACTAGATTTATATGATATTATTCTATTATGCTTTCCCATTGTCCCCCGGTTGCTCGGCATCAATTGCCTAGGTCAACTAACGCCAAACACCGAACCCATAGTAGATTTGATGGAGTTTCCCGCATCTTTTAGGGTTTTGGTAATTGGGTGTTTAGACTGGAGAAACACCTTGGCGCAATTACGTCCAGGCATTCCCGAAATGGATCCACCAGGATGGGTTCCCGCACCTGTTAAAAATAAATTGTTAATAGGCGTTTTGTAATTGGCCAATTCCGGTAGGGGTCTAAAGAATACCATCTGGTCTAAGGTCATGTCAATATGGTAATAATTGCCTTTATAAGCTCCTAGTCTTTCCCCTAATTCTGCTGGACTTTCTACCCTTCTGGCAATGGTAGCGGTTTTTACATTAGGAGCATAAGTAGCCAACTTTTCCACCACTTTATCTGCTACCTGATTTTTTAACTCATCAGTCCAACCTGTTCCGTTTAAACCCTTACCCTGGGCGCTGGCAATTTGATAGGGGGCAAAAAATTCAATCCACACTGTGTGTTTTCCCGCTGGGGCTAAACTGGGGTCTAAAAAGCTAGGCACTACCACGTACATGGATGGGTTGCTGTCGGGAATTTCTCCTAAAGTGCATTTACTATGAGCTTGTTCCACATGGTGCATGGAGTCAGCAATTAGAATAGACCCAGCCAAATATTCATCTTTATGTTCGTGGTAGGGGAAACGCAAAGGCTCATCTAAGGCTAAATCTATCTTTAAAATAGTTTCATTATTGTTGACGATCCGTCTTGCCAATCTTTCTCGCAGTTGGGGATCTCCATCGTCTACTTCCGTGGGATCGACTAGTTGTAAAAACAATCGTTGAGCATCAATGTTAGAAATTACTCCATACTTAGCACGATATTCCCTACCACCAGCTACACGTACCCCCACCGCTTCACCATTGTCAATTAGGACTTTTTCTACCAACTGGTCAGTGAGGATTTTACCTTGCTTGGCAGTAACTAAATTTACTAGCGCCTTGATTAAAGCACCCGTACCTCCCCGGGGTCTACTCATTCCTGGGTGGTGACGCATGGACATCATCATTACGCCTATGGCTAGGTTTTTTTGTGATGGTGGTGCTCCCAGTTCTGATGCTAATCTTGAGAGGGGAGCTTTTAAAAACTCTTCATCAAACCATTCGTTTAAAATATCTTCTGCACTTGTAAGCATGGTGCGAATAAAATCTAAACTTTTTTGAGTAGAGCCAACAACCGAAAATAAATCTTGGAATTTTTCCAGATTATAGTTACCAAAAATTTCTATGATTGATTTTGGTGGAGCATTGAAAATGGGGATCATGGCATTAATTACTCGTTGCCAATATTGAGTAAATTCTGCGTATTTTTTAGCGTCCTTTGGGTTGTACCTGGCGATTTCTGCACAGGTTTTTTCTAGGGATTTATGAGCTAGGAAGTACTTACCATCTGGGTGGGGACAGAAAACCACTGGATCGCATTCTAGATATTCCAAACCATATTTTTCCAGCTCTAATTCTTCTACCACTGGACCTAGGTGAATAAACTCATGGTCAATGGCACAAAGGTTAAATTTAAACCCTGGTGCTTGGTCTGGAATACATTCCTCCGTGGTAGCTGCACCACCGGGAACGGAACGCTTTTCTAGTAGTAGAACACTATAACCAGCTTTAAGTAGGTAAGCTGCACACACTAAACCATTGTGTCCAGCACCAATAATTATTACATCATATTCATCTTTATGGTTCATGTAGCCTTAATATACTATAATATATACTGCTTGTAGTTTACTGTAAGTATTATAACCCAAGTATCATAACTCAAAAATAGAGTTTTTGGGGAGGGGAGTTGACAAAAAAACTTCCCCCTCCTAGCTTATATCACAAGATTTACCAAATTTACCATTTGTGTCTTATCCAATCATAGATCTCTAAGTATTTTTCCCCGGGAAGATTCCAGGAGTAGTCATACTGCATACCCTGAATGGCTAACTTTTCAAACTCCTTTGGTTGGTCCTTCCATAGGTCAATAGCTCTACCCATGGCTGACTCTAGGCCTTGCTCGTCTTGACTATAAAACACGTAACCATTACGCCTTTCTGGGGGTAGGGTTTCTTCGTGATCTCTGTCAAAAACTGTGTTTACTAATCCACCCACACCTCTAACTATGGGAACTGTGCCATATTTTAACCCAATCATCTGAGTTAATCCACAGGGTTCATAATTACTGGGGACAACTATCATATCCGATCCTGCATAAATTAGATGGGATAGTTCTTCGTTAAATCCTAGTTCTAAATGAACATCTGGGTTACTATTTAAAAATTGTTTTTCATGTTGAAAATGAGCGTTGATTGCTGGTTCGGTGGCTGAACCTAAAAGTACAAATTGCGCTCCTTGATTTAGGGCATAATAAATGGCATGGTGGACAAGATGTACACCTTTTTGATTATCCAAGCGACCAATATAGGCGATGATGGGTTTGCTATCATCATCCTGTAACATCAGTCGTTCTCGTAAGGCTTTTTTGTTATAGGCTTTTTGCTCAAAATCATCCCAGCTGTAACTATGGGGAATATAACGGTCAATTTCCCCATTCCAAAAGTCATAATCAATGCCGTTTAGAACTCCACTAAATTTGTCTTTTTGCAAATATAATGTGTGTCCTAATCCGCAACCTACTTCTGTGGTTTGTGCTTCTACAGCATGATTTGGTGAAACTGTGGTGATGGCATTGGCATAGTTGATCCCCGCCTTCATAAAGTTGATGGCAAAGGGGTTAAAGTTGTCTCTTAATTTGTCGTACTGAAAGTAATATTCCGGTCGGTTTAAGTTGGTTGCTTCCAGGGTTTCTACACCCCCCATTCCCTGATGTTTGAAGTTGTGAATGGTGTAGCACACTCTTTGATATTCCATGCCATGGTATTTATAAATTTCATACAACATGACAGGAATTAGTCCGGTTTGCCAGTCGTGACAATGAATTATGTCTGGTCTTTTATTACTCTGTAATAAAAACTCCAGGGCGGCTTTGCTGAAAAAGGCAAATCGCATATTGTCATCATTACATCCGTAGTAACAACCCCTATTAAAGAAGTTGTCTTGGCTATGGGGTTGAATGAAGAAACACACTCTACCATGTACCCAACCACAATATACTGAGCAGTGAATTGCTGCACCAAACCAGGGTACCCACAAGTTTAAATAAGCATCGTGTAATCCCCATACATGGTCATAGCGCATACAGTCGTACATGGGTAGTATTAGTTCAACTGTATTTCCCCTTCCTTCCAATTCCCTGCTAAGTCCGTAGACAACATCCCCTAACCCCCCAGCTTTAATTACTGGAGCGCATTCTGAGGCAATTTGTACTATGTACATTCCTAGCCCTCACTTCACAAAACTTTATTTTTATTTAACTTCATTTAATATATAGTAATTATTACTCATTTGTTTCTTTATTTTTATTGATTGAAACCGTGACTCGAGACTTGTTGGGGGAGCACCATCCCCCCGGGACTAATCCATTAATATTGTTTTAGAAGCAATTCTGGTTTTTTTCCGCTCTGCATCTGATAGTTCTTCTCCATTTTGCAGACGGGTCGCAGAACTCTGTAATACGGTTGCACCACGACTGTCACCAATTTGTAATGCTGTCTTGGCAGCTGTTTGTAACATGGTTATTGCTCCTGTGCGATCGCCTGATTCTAGTTTTGTTTCTGCGACTTGGGTTTGGCGATATTTGGCTAATGCTAAGACTGAGTTTAACACGTCTGGATTATTAGCTGGCTGGTAAGTTTTGGTAACATTAGCATAGACTGGAATAAGAGGTGAAAGGATAGCCTCTTTATTCACAGCAGGATTATCGTAACGAACTTGAATATGTCCAATTATTTGCTCACCTTCTGGCAAGCTACCTAAATAAATATTTGCTAACACTCTCCGTGTTCCGTCTTTCATTAAATCTCCCAACCGGAAGACAAAGGTGCCATTGAGTTCCGTGCTGATAGGTAATTCAATGGTTTCTGGAGCAACCTGGGCCACCGGTTTGAGGTCAGCTAATCGCACACCGGGAACCAGGGATAATAACAAATGGGCGTTAGTCAATCCCACGGATTGAATGCGTTTAAATATCCGGTTAAACTGCTCTATAGCGTTTTGCGGAGTTTCTATGTAAGCTAGAGTACCTCCGCCAGCATCGGCGATTTTTTCTAGCAGATCCTGATTCCATTCATCACCAAAGCCAAAGCTGTTAATGGTGAGATTGAGTTTGGCAGCTTTTTGTGCTAGTTCCAAACAGCGTTGATTGTCATTTGGTCCTATTTGTAACCGCCAAATTTTGAACCCATTGTCACCATACCCATCTGTGAGCAGAAAGGCGTGAGAACAAGCACCTTTACTTCCTTTGAGTAGTTCGGTAATTCCCAGGGAAAGTCCCTCACCAATTATGGTTCCTCCCCCAGCTTTTAGTTTGTTGTGTAGCTGAGATTTAATGGTTTTTGGGTCTTTAATTATCTGATTGGGAATAATTACTTCCCCACTCCCAGCAAAAGCCACAATGGCAATTCTATCCCCAGACTGGAGTTGGTCTATTAACTGCTCTACTGCATTAATTACCATGCTCATGGATTCACCATGCATAGACCCGCTTTTATCTAAAATCAGACACAAATTCAAGGGTAAACTGGTGTCTAGTTCATCAGCAATGGCTGAAATGGAAACTTCTAGTTGACGCTGACTATTGTCTTGGGAGGCGTCTATGTTAGTGTTGTTCAGTGCAGACAGTAGTTGAATTTTCATTGAAGGTTTATGTAGGGGTAGGATCCTGTAATACAGTTTTTGAGACAATTTTGGTTTTCTTGCGATCGCTTGCTGATAAATCCTCTCCAGCTTGTAAACGAGTTGCAGAATTTTGTAGTACGGTCCCTGCATTAGCATCACCCATTTGCAAAGCTGTTTTTGCGGCCGCTTGTAACATAGTTGCTGCTCCCAAACGGTCTCCCTGCTGCAATCTATCTTCTGCTAACTGGGTTTGACGATACTTAGCTAAAGCCAGAATGTAATTTTGCACTTTTGGACTAATATTTTCTTGGTAGGTGCGTTCCACGTTCACATATAGTGGTAGATTTGGGGAATATAATCCGGTTTTGTCTACAGAAGGATCATCGTAACGTACTTGTACATTAGCGATCGCCTGTTGACCTTCGGGCAATTGTTCCAGATAAATATTAGTTAATATCACCCGTTCCACATCTTTCATTAAATCCCCTAATTTAACCCCAAACCGTCCATCTGGTTCCATTTGCACTGGTAATTCAATCGTATCTGGAGCCACCTGAGCAAAGGGTTTAAATTCAGCCAAACGCACATTTGGTGCTAGTGAAAGTAACAAATAAGCATTAGTCAACCCTACAGTTTGCATTCGCGTCAACAAGCTATCAAACTTGTCCATTGCCTGATCTGGGTGTTCAATATGAGATAAACTTCCCAGTCCAGCGTCAGAAATTTTCTCTAAAATATGTTGATTCCAATTATTGCCAAATCCCAAGGTGTTAACGGTCAAATTATAGTCAGCAGCTAACTGGGCAAATTTTAAACAGCGATTATTGTCACCATGTTCATTTTCGCCATCTGTGAGTAAAAAGGCCTGGGAAATAGTATCCTTTCTTCCCTTAGCCAACTCCTCGATTCCCAATCGCAATCCCTCATCAATAGATGTTCCCCCATTTGCTGACAGACGATTGATTTGTTGTTTAATGTGATCTCTATCTACAACATTTTGATTAGATAGTAATACTTCCGCTCGGTGATTAAACACTACAATGCTTAGTCTATCCTGATCCCTAAGTTTATCAACTAGCAACCAAGCAGCGCGTTTGACATTTTCCACAGGTTGGCCCTTCATGGAACCACTGTGGTCTAAAATCAAACATAGGTTTAAAGGAACTCTTGAATCTATAGTTTCTCCAATAGCGGAAACAGAGGTGGCCATCAGGCGTTGACTACCAGATTTACTAGCATCCACATTAGTATTATTGACACCGGGCTGCAAATTGACCTTCATAAACCATTATCCTAAACAGATTATAATAAATAATTTCACACTCAAGTAGATGTAATACGGAAAAGTGTGGGAGAAAGGCTCCAATCAAACTCCGCTGCACAAGATAATTCTAACCTCGACTGAGCCGATCCACCATTAACTAAATCTTGGAACTAATCTTGGTCGGTAAATAATTCACTAATCTGAGGATCGCGCTAGGATGTAATACATACAGTTAAGAATATAGACTCAGGCAATTTAGTTCATGGAAACTTCTCCCATCAAAGCTGTCCAAACCTCCTACTACAGCGACAACTGGTACCGTACACCACCACCAGACCTGGCCTCCCTATTGCTAAAGGAAAGAATAGTTTATCTGGGCACACCCTTGGTTTCTCCAGATGAATATAAACGCCAAATGGGGGTTGATGTCACCAAGTTGATTATTGCCCAACTACTGTATCTCAAATTTGACAACCCAGACAAACCCATCTTTTTCTACATCAACTCTACAGGTACATCTTGGTACACTGGAGATGCTATTGGCTATGAAACGGAAGCCTTTGCCATTTGTGATACCATAGACTACATTAAGACTCCTGTACATACTATCTGTATTGGTCAGGCCATAGGTACAGCAGCACTTATTCTCTCCTGTGGGACTAAAGGGTTTCGTGCCAGTTTGCCCCATGCTACAATAGTTCTCAATCAACCTCGTAGCGGTACAAGAGGTCAGGCTACGGATATTCAAATTTATGCCAAGGAAGTCCTGGCCAACAAAGCAGCAATTCTAGACATTTTCTCCAAAAACACGGGACAGCAACCGGAAAAAATCTCTAAGGATATGGAAAGAATGTTCTATTTGACTCCACAAGCTGCCAAAGAATACGGTTTAATAGACCGTGTTTTAGAAAGTATGAAGGATTTGCCTAAACCCCTGCCCATCCCTGTTTAGCACGAAAATAACCCCAATTGCTGCCCACATCTCTAGTCGTTTTTTCTTACCCGTATGTCCGTTAATGCCGCCCTCCGAGTCCCCTATAACATTCCCGGTAGTAATTCCTGGCAATGGGTAAATATATACACCCGTATGGCTCAGGAACGAATTTTGTTTTTGAATCAGCCACTCACCACCGATCTGGCCAATTCTCTCATTTCTTCCCTGCTGTATCTTGACTCAGAGGACTCAAGCAAACCTGTCTACCTCTACATCAACTCTTTTGGTGATCCTGTTATGGCTGGTATGATTAGTGAGATGGCGGGAATGGAGTCCACTAATGCTTGTTTGGCAATTTATGATACTATCCAACACGTTAAATCAGAAATTGTTACCATTTGCTTAGGACAAGCTGTATCCATGGCTGCTTTGTTGCTTTCCTCTGGTGCCAAGGGCAAACGGGTGAGTCTACCCCATTGCAGTATTGCTTTGGCACAGTTCCGCAGCGCTACCCGGGGTCAAGCTACGGATATTCAAGTGAATGCACAGGAGGTTCTACGCAAAAAATCCCTGATTCTAGATATTTTTTCCCATAATACTGGACAGTCTCGCGAAAAAATCGCTCAGGATAGTGAGCGTATTTTTTACATGACCCCTCCAGAAGCTAGGGAATATGGGTTAATTGATCATGTCTTAGAAAATACTAAGCAGCTATAACCCACAGATAAAGTACATCTAAACCCTAATTATTCTATTAAACCGTCATGCCCATTGGTATTCCCAAGGTTCCCTATCGTCTTCCTGGTAGTAATTACGAGCAATGGATTGATCTAGAGGATCGTCTATTTCGGGAGCGAATTATTTTCCTCACTGAAGAGGTGGATGATGGTATAGCTAATGCCATTGTTGCCTATCTACTTTACTTAGATTCCGATGATCAGACTAAGCCGATTTACCTGTATATCAATTCCCCTGGTGGATCTGTAACTGCAGGAATGGCAATTTATGATACTATACAGTACATTAAATCGGAAGTCGTTACAATTTGTGTTGGTTTAGCTGCTTCCATGGGATCATTCCTCCTAGCTGCTGGAGCGAAGGGTAAACGTTTAGCTCTACCCCATTCCCGAATTATGATTCACCAACCTTCCGGTGGTACTCGTGGCCAAGCTTCTGACATTGAAATCGAAGCTAGGGAAATTCTACGTATCCGTCATCAGCTCAACCAAATTTATGCTGACAATACTGGTCAAGTCCTATCTAAAATTGAAAAGGATATGGATAGGGATTTCTTTATGTCAGCCCAAGAAGCCAAAGAATATGGTTTAATTGACCGTGTGATCGAATAAACCACTTGGGGAATGGGGACTTTACAACACCGGGGGTAAATTTGCTGTGTTAAACTACGATGTGATTGTCTGTGGAGCAGGTCCAGCCGGTACAACGGCAGCATGGATGGCAGCTAAAACAGGACTTAAAGTAGCGCTAATTGAAAAGTACCCTCTACCACGTCACAAGACATGCGGTGGAGGAATGCCTGCTGTATTAGGGAATCTATTACCTGATTTAGTCCCGGAAGCAGTAGTGGCTTGTCAAGTCAACTATATGCGGCACACATGGAAGTTTGACCATCCAATTTTAGGTGCAATTAACCCACCGGGGAGCGAACCAGAATTCAAGTTGTGGATGGTGCAGCGTTCAG is a window encoding:
- a CDS encoding J domain-containing protein → MNQTGEEVQSDRPNYYTLLGLHPWASVIDIRRAYREMSKHYHPDTTELPDQVATAKFQQINEAYATLSNPERRLSYDLKIGYYRFGVIPSPTNFNDSIPKPHDYSKSMYLEASDRPLSSGELFILLVLALTIIGCLILVILVAFIRGEPGFSIAL
- a CDS encoding DnaJ C-terminal domain-containing protein produces the protein MQNLQNFRDYYEILGVTKDASNEEIKKVYRRLARQYHPDLNPGNKESEEKFKMIGEAYEILSDSARRSQYDQFSRYWQQRGFTGAKTAAKSKSWGTNRPSESSNQGVNPADFPDFESFINQVIGVSSRKEAKKSPNTTTQDPFGNPRTKVAYTVNNRTTPKDIEARLTLPLEKAYQGGNERIRLEDGRSLEVTMPPAMLTGQTIRLRNQGISGGDLYLKITVEPHPLFKMEGFNISCQVPVTPSEAVLGGQVEAPTLDGPVKMTIPPAVRSGQRFRLANKGYPMEDGKRGDQLVEIQIITPKNISDQERQLYEKLREIESLKLKP
- the dnaK gene encoding molecular chaperone DnaK, coding for MGKVVGIDLGTTNSVVAVMEGGKPVVIANAEGMRTTPSVVGFSKEGERVVGQMARRQTVLNPQNTFFAVKRFIGRRYGELNPDSKRVPYTIRKDEMGNIKVACPRLNKDFAPEEISAMVLKKLATDASRYLGQPVTGAVITVPAYFNDSQRQATRDAGRIAGLEVLRILNEPTAASLAYGLERGDLETILVFDLGGGTFDVSILDVGDGVFEVKSTSGDTQLGGNDFDKKIVDWLAEQFLATEEVDLRKDRQALQRLMEAAEKAKIELSNVSVTDINLPFITATEDGPKHLETRLTRSQFEGLCSDLLTRIRNPVKRALKDAGISPVDIEEVVLVGGSTRMPMVKQLVRDLIGIEPSENVNPDEVVAVGAAIQAGILAGEMKDVLLLDVTPLSLGLETIGGLMKKLIPRNTTIPVRRSDIFSTSENNQNSVEIHVVQGEREMASDNKSLGRFKLYGIPPAPRGIPQIQVSFDIDANGILQVMALDRTTGREQSITIQGASTLSESEINRMIQDAQKFADVDRERRERVEKRTRSEALILQAERQLREVALEMGMQFARNRRQRIDNICRELRESLKENDDRGIDQAYSDLQDALYELNREVREYYAEDEDEDLFGAIREIFMGEKEKQPEYPREPYRESRSYNRDYGRDNTRDQNYGQNNRSSPSYNNESRRTRPGYQDNWDDEDDDWL
- the crtO gene encoding beta-carotene ketolase CrtO, whose amino-acid sequence is MNHKDEYDVIIIGAGHNGLVCAAYLLKAGYSVLLLEKRSVPGGAATTEECIPDQAPGFKFNLCAIDHEFIHLGPVVEELELEKYGLEYLECDPVVFCPHPDGKYFLAHKSLEKTCAEIARYNPKDAKKYAEFTQYWQRVINAMIPIFNAPPKSIIEIFGNYNLEKFQDLFSVVGSTQKSLDFIRTMLTSAEDILNEWFDEEFLKAPLSRLASELGAPPSQKNLAIGVMMMSMRHHPGMSRPRGGTGALIKALVNLVTAKQGKILTDQLVEKVLIDNGEAVGVRVAGGREYRAKYGVISNIDAQRLFLQLVDPTEVDDGDPQLRERLARRIVNNNETILKIDLALDEPLRFPYHEHKDEYLAGSILIADSMHHVEQAHSKCTLGEIPDSNPSMYVVVPSFLDPSLAPAGKHTVWIEFFAPYQIASAQGKGLNGTGWTDELKNQVADKVVEKLATYAPNVKTATIARRVESPAELGERLGAYKGNYYHIDMTLDQMVFFRPLPELANYKTPINNLFLTGAGTHPGGSISGMPGRNCAKVFLQSKHPITKTLKDAGNSIKSTMGSVFGVS
- the glgA gene encoding glycogen synthase GlgA, with amino-acid sequence MYIVQIASECAPVIKAGGLGDVVYGLSRELEGRGNTVELILPMYDCMRYDHVWGLHDAYLNLWVPWFGAAIHCSVYCGWVHGRVCFFIQPHSQDNFFNRGCYYGCNDDNMRFAFFSKAALEFLLQSNKRPDIIHCHDWQTGLIPVMLYEIYKYHGMEYQRVCYTIHNFKHQGMGGVETLEATNLNRPEYYFQYDKLRDNFNPFAINFMKAGINYANAITTVSPNHAVEAQTTEVGCGLGHTLYLQKDKFSGVLNGIDYDFWNGEIDRYIPHSYSWDDFEQKAYNKKALRERLMLQDDDSKPIIAYIGRLDNQKGVHLVHHAIYYALNQGAQFVLLGSATEPAINAHFQHEKQFLNSNPDVHLELGFNEELSHLIYAGSDMIVVPSNYEPCGLTQMIGLKYGTVPIVRGVGGLVNTVFDRDHEETLPPERRNGYVFYSQDEQGLESAMGRAIDLWKDQPKEFEKLAIQGMQYDYSWNLPGEKYLEIYDWIRHKW
- a CDS encoding vWA domain-containing protein, which gives rise to MKIQLLSALNNTNIDASQDNSQRQLEVSISAIADELDTSLPLNLCLILDKSGSMHGESMSMVINAVEQLIDQLQSGDRIAIVAFAGSGEVIIPNQIIKDPKTIKSQLHNKLKAGGGTIIGEGLSLGITELLKGSKGACSHAFLLTDGYGDNGFKIWRLQIGPNDNQRCLELAQKAAKLNLTINSFGFGDEWNQDLLEKIADAGGGTLAYIETPQNAIEQFNRIFKRIQSVGLTNAHLLLSLVPGVRLADLKPVAQVAPETIELPISTELNGTFVFRLGDLMKDGTRRVLANIYLGSLPEGEQIIGHIQVRYDNPAVNKEAILSPLIPVYANVTKTYQPANNPDVLNSVLALAKYRQTQVAETKLESGDRTGAITMLQTAAKTALQIGDSRGATVLQSSATRLQNGEELSDAERKKTRIASKTILMD
- a CDS encoding vWA domain-containing protein, yielding MKVNLQPGVNNTNVDASKSGSQRLMATSVSAIGETIDSRVPLNLCLILDHSGSMKGQPVENVKRAAWLLVDKLRDQDRLSIVVFNHRAEVLLSNQNVVDRDHIKQQINRLSANGGTSIDEGLRLGIEELAKGRKDTISQAFLLTDGENEHGDNNRCLKFAQLAADYNLTVNTLGFGNNWNQHILEKISDAGLGSLSHIEHPDQAMDKFDSLLTRMQTVGLTNAYLLLSLAPNVRLAEFKPFAQVAPDTIELPVQMEPDGRFGVKLGDLMKDVERVILTNIYLEQLPEGQQAIANVQVRYDDPSVDKTGLYSPNLPLYVNVERTYQENISPKVQNYILALAKYRQTQLAEDRLQQGDRLGAATMLQAAAKTALQMGDANAGTVLQNSATRLQAGEDLSASDRKKTKIVSKTVLQDPTPT